Proteins encoded together in one Impatiens glandulifera chromosome 1, dImpGla2.1, whole genome shotgun sequence window:
- the LOC124932304 gene encoding LIM domain-containing protein PLIM2c-like codes for MSFTGTLDKCKACDKTVYFVDLLSADGVTYHKSCFKCSHCKGTLVMSNYSSMDGVLYCKTHFEQLFKESGNFSKNFQSSGRENSITKAPTKVSCMFSGTQDKCPTCNKTVYPLEKVTMEGESYHKSCFKCAHGGCPLTASSYAALNGVLYCKHHFAQLFLEKGSYNHVLEATTHRKTGSATPDVMEEQELIEPADKEKEDGGGDHEEAKDNDQDEEQSKD; via the exons ATGTCATTCACAGGCACTCTAGACAAATGCAAGGCTTGCGATAAGACTGTTTATTTCGTTGATCTCTTATCGGCCGATGGAGTTACTTATCACAAATCTTGCTTCAAATGCAGCCATTGCAAAGGAACTCTAGTC ATGAGCAATTACTCTTCTATGGATGGAGTCCTCTATTGCAAGACTCATTTTGAGCAACTCTTTAAAGAATCTGGCAATTTCAGCAAGAATTTTCAATCAA GCGGAAGGGAGAATTCAATT ACCAAGGCACCAACTAAGGTGTCATGCATGTTCTCTGGGACACAGGATAAGTGTCCAACTTGTAACAAGACTGTTTATCCACTGGAAAAG GTAACAATGGAAGGGGAATCATACCATAAATCATGCTTCAAATGTGCCCATGGAGGTTGCCCTCTTACAGCCTCCTCTTATGCAGCTCTTAATGGAGTTCTCTACTGCAAGCATCATTTTGCCCAGCTATTCCTAGAGAAAGGAAGTTACAATCATGTCCTTGAGGCTACAACTCATCGCAAGACCGGTAGTGCAACACCCGATGTTATGGAAGAACAGGAACTCATTGAACCGGCCGACAAAGAGAAAGAAGACGGAGGAGGAGACCATGAAGAGGCGAAGGATAATGATCAAGATGAAGAACAATCGAAGGATTAG